A portion of the Stigmatella aurantiaca DW4/3-1 genome contains these proteins:
- the rpsF gene encoding 30S ribosomal protein S6, with amino-acid sequence MAETTAAQRLREYETIFLVKPDLTDDNVDRLKERVRGIVNREGGKLIRFTVWGKKKTLYPIAKQPRAIYVHTHFLGDSKLVAEVERNLRNIDEVTRYLSVKLADEVDPESRPVLEDVKLAGDVEETRPGVPERESFRAEPAEEASDTEEEASEEA; translated from the coding sequence ATGGCTGAAACGACGGCCGCCCAGCGGCTTCGTGAGTACGAGACCATCTTCCTGGTCAAGCCCGACCTCACCGACGACAACGTGGACCGGCTCAAGGAGCGCGTCCGTGGCATCGTCAACCGCGAGGGCGGCAAGCTGATCCGCTTCACGGTGTGGGGCAAGAAGAAGACCCTGTACCCCATCGCCAAGCAGCCCCGCGCCATCTACGTGCACACCCACTTCCTGGGTGACTCGAAGCTGGTGGCCGAGGTGGAGCGCAACCTGCGCAACATCGACGAGGTCACCCGCTACCTGTCCGTGAAGCTGGCGGACGAGGTGGACCCCGAGTCCCGTCCGGTGCTCGAGGATGTGAAGTTGGCCGGAGACGTCGAGGAGACCCGCCCGGGTGTCCCCGAGCGTGAGTCCTTCCGCGCTGAGCCGGCCGAAGAGGCCTCCGACACCGAAGAGGAGGCGTCCGAGGAGGCTTAA
- a CDS encoding acyltransferase has protein sequence MPWLYFSLKPRHRGWAEAWQREVQARFMELETIEIAEGCFVAPEARLFAEPGRTLVIGSGSSIAADAFIHGPVVLGRGVSVNARASLDGGVGGIHIGDGTRIATGAALYAFNHGLAPDRPIREQPVTSRGIRVGADVWIGANAGVTDGVTVGDHAVVAMGAVVTRDVPEWAIVAGVPARVVGDRRQKR, from the coding sequence ATGCCCTGGTTGTACTTCTCGCTGAAGCCCCGTCACCGGGGTTGGGCCGAAGCCTGGCAGCGGGAAGTCCAGGCCCGCTTCATGGAACTGGAGACCATCGAGATCGCGGAGGGGTGCTTCGTGGCCCCCGAGGCGCGTCTGTTCGCCGAGCCTGGCCGCACGCTCGTCATCGGTTCAGGCTCGAGCATCGCGGCCGATGCGTTCATCCACGGCCCCGTGGTGCTGGGGCGGGGCGTGAGCGTCAACGCCCGCGCCAGCCTCGATGGGGGAGTGGGAGGCATTCACATCGGGGACGGCACGCGCATCGCCACGGGGGCGGCCCTCTACGCCTTCAACCATGGCCTGGCGCCGGACAGGCCCATCCGGGAGCAACCGGTGACGTCACGGGGCATTCGCGTGGGGGCGGACGTGTGGATTGGCGCCAACGCGGGGGTCACCGATGGGGTAACGGTGGGAGACCATGCGGTGGTGGCCATGGGCGCCGTGGTGACCCGGGACGTGCCCGAGTGGGCCATCGTCGCCGGGGTGCCTGCCCGGGTGGTGGGGGACCGGCGCCAGAAGCGGTAG
- the hpt gene encoding hypoxanthine phosphoribosyltransferase: MAFYENDVGTLIDEAKLQERVRALGAEITRDYQGKELTLVCVLKGSTFFAMDLARHIDLPLTLEFLGVSSYQGGTETTGEVRITTDVSKPMAGKHLLIIEDIIDTGLTMSFLLENLRARHPASLKLASLLEKPARARAKIAIDYKGFVIEDVFVVGYGLDYAEKYRNLPFIGVMKGK, translated from the coding sequence GTGGCTTTCTACGAGAACGATGTCGGCACGCTCATTGACGAGGCGAAGCTCCAGGAGCGGGTGCGCGCCCTCGGCGCGGAGATCACCCGCGACTATCAAGGCAAGGAGCTGACGCTTGTCTGTGTGCTGAAGGGCTCGACCTTCTTCGCGATGGATCTGGCGCGGCACATCGACCTGCCGCTGACGCTCGAGTTCCTCGGGGTCTCGTCCTATCAGGGCGGCACGGAGACGACGGGCGAGGTGCGCATCACCACGGATGTGAGCAAGCCGATGGCGGGCAAGCACCTGCTCATCATCGAGGACATCATCGACACGGGGCTCACCATGAGCTTCCTGCTGGAGAACCTGCGGGCCCGCCACCCCGCGTCCTTGAAGCTGGCCTCGCTGCTGGAGAAGCCCGCGCGGGCCCGGGCGAAGATCGCCATCGACTACAAGGGCTTCGTCATCGAGGACGTGTTCGTCGTGGGCTACGGCCTGGACTACGCGGAGAAGTACCGGAACCTGCCCTTCATCGGCGTCATGAAGGGCAAGTAA
- a CDS encoding DUF5658 family protein: MAATIEQGLTRFRAGLGTFYISPASVALLLLNLMDGLFTLTFLQLDVAEELNPLMRAAYEHSPLVFMSSKLIIVNAGLTLLCVHRAMRASRLAIRAGALIYAIINVYHLAFLTHLVRHWPLF; encoded by the coding sequence GTGGCGGCGACAATCGAGCAGGGATTGACCCGGTTTCGGGCGGGGCTGGGAACCTTCTACATCTCACCCGCTTCGGTGGCGCTGCTGTTGCTGAACCTGATGGACGGGCTCTTCACGCTCACCTTCCTCCAGCTGGACGTGGCCGAGGAACTCAACCCCCTGATGCGCGCCGCCTACGAGCACTCGCCGCTGGTCTTCATGAGCTCCAAGCTCATCATCGTGAACGCGGGCCTGACACTGCTGTGCGTGCACCGAGCCATGCGCGCCAGCCGCCTGGCCATCCGCGCCGGGGCCCTCATCTACGCCATCATCAACGTCTATCACCTGGCATTCTTGACGCACCTCGTCCGGCACTGGCCGCTGTTCTGA
- the dnaB gene encoding replicative DNA helicase, translating to MSNILDGREGRRVHEDLAAERAVLGAVLADNSLIASVAEVVASDDFSSPAHSAIFAAMLKLDGSQRSVDHLTLSEELKVLGQLAAVGGPAYLMTLDQVVPLASNAVQYAKIVSDQAIRRRLAVVGREILEMASQETGDVEVVVDEAARKMFLLAEKRREGDLLPVSDLMEQTLNLLDKMKASSSGVTGLSTGYVDLDMQLTGLHAGELIILAARPGIGKTSLAMNIAMHAALEEEPKAVAIFSLEMPADQLLMRLLASSARVDMKKLRGGRLTQHDEEKFQEMAGKLYNAPIYIDDSGGLSPFDLRAKARRLKQKDSRLSLIVIDYLQLMHQKGKVESRQLEVSEISRGLKQLAKELEVPIIALSQLNRKVEERKGGKPMLSDLRESGSIEQDADVVMFIHREEQEEGGDGGGGGRSSTVIPVELIIAKQRNGPVGSIDLVFLSEFTRFESRARGDFQQ from the coding sequence ATGTCCAACATCCTTGATGGTCGGGAAGGTCGGCGGGTCCACGAGGATCTCGCCGCGGAGCGCGCGGTGCTGGGTGCCGTGCTGGCCGACAACAGCCTCATCGCCAGCGTGGCGGAGGTCGTCGCCTCGGACGACTTCTCCAGCCCGGCCCACTCGGCCATCTTCGCGGCGATGCTCAAGCTGGACGGCTCCCAGCGGTCGGTGGACCACCTGACCCTGTCCGAGGAGCTGAAGGTGCTGGGGCAGCTGGCCGCGGTGGGCGGCCCCGCGTACCTCATGACGCTGGACCAGGTGGTTCCGCTGGCCAGCAACGCCGTGCAGTACGCCAAGATCGTCAGCGACCAGGCCATCCGGCGGCGCCTGGCCGTGGTGGGCCGAGAAATCCTGGAGATGGCCAGCCAGGAGACGGGCGACGTGGAGGTCGTCGTCGACGAGGCGGCGCGCAAGATGTTCCTCCTGGCCGAGAAGCGCCGCGAAGGCGACCTGCTCCCGGTCAGCGACTTGATGGAGCAGACGCTCAACCTGCTCGACAAGATGAAAGCCTCGTCCTCGGGCGTGACGGGCCTGTCCACCGGCTACGTGGACCTGGACATGCAGCTCACCGGGCTGCACGCCGGCGAGCTCATCATCCTCGCGGCCCGTCCGGGCATCGGCAAGACGTCGCTGGCGATGAACATCGCCATGCACGCCGCCCTGGAAGAGGAGCCCAAGGCGGTGGCCATCTTCAGCCTGGAAATGCCCGCGGACCAGTTGCTGATGCGCCTGCTGGCCTCCAGCGCGCGCGTGGACATGAAGAAGCTGCGCGGCGGCCGGCTCACGCAGCATGACGAGGAGAAGTTCCAGGAGATGGCGGGCAAGCTCTACAACGCCCCCATCTACATCGACGACTCGGGCGGCCTGTCCCCGTTCGACTTGCGCGCCAAGGCGCGGCGGCTCAAGCAGAAGGACTCGCGGCTGTCGCTCATCGTCATCGACTACCTCCAGCTCATGCACCAGAAGGGCAAGGTGGAGAGCCGCCAGTTGGAGGTGAGTGAAATCTCCCGTGGCCTCAAGCAGCTCGCCAAGGAGCTGGAGGTGCCCATCATCGCCCTCAGCCAGCTCAACCGAAAGGTGGAGGAGCGCAAGGGAGGCAAGCCCATGCTCAGCGACCTGCGCGAGTCGGGCTCCATCGAGCAGGACGCGGACGTGGTGATGTTCATCCACCGCGAGGAGCAGGAGGAAGGCGGAGACGGCGGAGGCGGCGGCCGCTCGAGCACCGTCATCCCCGTGGAGCTGATCATCGCCAAGCAGCGCAACGGCCCCGTGGGCTCGATCGATCTCGTCTTCCTCTCGGAGTTCACACGCTTCGAGAGCCGCGCCCGGGGAGACTTCCAGCAATAG
- a CDS encoding 50S ribosomal protein L25/general stress protein Ctc, which yields MSVDKSSLEAKAREGSGKGAARKLRAQGLVPAVVYGKHLEKPVHVAVNPKAVKQAINTPHKFNTLIQLKLDSATHQVLLKDYQTDPLSREILHVDFIDVRDNEQVKVNVPLVLVGKAVGTADGGLLTQARRELEVWALPQAIPEKIEVDVTPLKIAQALHINDIKLPQGVSVKTNVNYTLAVVSAPEREEAGPAAAAAPAAAAAAPAAGAKAGDAKAGDAKAAAPAKAPAKK from the coding sequence ATGTCCGTCGACAAGAGCTCCCTCGAAGCGAAGGCCCGTGAAGGTTCCGGCAAGGGCGCGGCCCGCAAGCTGCGCGCCCAGGGCCTGGTGCCCGCCGTCGTCTACGGCAAGCACCTGGAGAAGCCCGTGCACGTGGCGGTGAACCCGAAGGCCGTGAAGCAGGCCATCAACACCCCGCACAAGTTCAACACGCTCATCCAGCTGAAGCTGGACAGCGCCACCCACCAGGTCCTCCTGAAGGACTACCAGACGGACCCGCTCAGCCGGGAGATCCTCCACGTGGACTTCATCGACGTGCGGGACAACGAGCAGGTGAAGGTGAACGTGCCGCTCGTGCTCGTCGGCAAGGCCGTGGGCACCGCCGACGGGGGTCTGCTCACCCAGGCCCGCCGTGAGCTCGAGGTGTGGGCGCTGCCGCAGGCCATCCCGGAGAAGATCGAGGTGGACGTCACCCCGCTGAAGATCGCCCAGGCGCTCCACATCAACGACATCAAGCTGCCCCAGGGCGTGTCGGTGAAGACGAACGTCAACTACACCCTGGCCGTGGTCAGCGCGCCCGAGCGCGAGGAGGCGGGCCCGGCGGCGGCGGCGGCTCCTGCGGCGGCGGCGGCGGCCCCGGCGGCGGGCGCCAAGGCGGGCGATGCCAAGGCGGGCGATGCCAAGGCGGCGGCCCCGGCCAAGGCCCCGGCCAAGAAGTAG
- the rplI gene encoding 50S ribosomal protein L9, giving the protein MKVILREDIDGLGKSGELVTVKDGFGRNFLLPRKKAVLANEQNIRQLEHEKSVITARNAKLKGAAEETAKKIGSVQIVIKRKVGEQDKLFGSVTALDIAEALAAQGQQVDRRGLHLPEPIKTVGKHEVELRLHRDVVAKIKVDVQPE; this is encoded by the coding sequence ATGAAGGTCATTCTTCGTGAGGACATCGACGGCCTCGGCAAGTCCGGTGAGCTGGTCACGGTCAAGGACGGCTTCGGCCGCAACTTCCTGCTGCCCCGCAAGAAGGCGGTGCTCGCCAACGAGCAGAACATCCGCCAGCTGGAGCACGAGAAGTCCGTCATCACCGCGCGCAACGCCAAGCTGAAGGGCGCTGCCGAGGAGACGGCCAAGAAGATCGGCTCGGTGCAGATCGTCATCAAGCGCAAGGTGGGCGAGCAGGACAAGCTGTTCGGCTCCGTCACCGCGCTGGACATCGCCGAGGCGCTCGCCGCCCAGGGCCAGCAGGTGGACCGCCGCGGGCTGCACCTGCCCGAGCCCATCAAGACGGTGGGCAAGCACGAGGTGGAGCTGCGCCTGCACCGCGACGTGGTCGCCAAGATCAAGGTGGACGTGCAGCCCGAGTAG
- the pth gene encoding aminoacyl-tRNA hydrolase, whose product MKLICGLGNPGREYERHRHNIGFMVVEALLSRARAELNQEKFQARVGQGSVGGERVLFLEPQTYMNLSGRSLADAARFYKIAVEDILVIHDELDLPFGRLQLKAGGGTGGHNGLKSSVQCLGADGFIRLRFGIGKPEGPNAKERVAGYVLSSFDDGERRQLEEFIGRASDMAEVWVREGLAVAMNRFNRRA is encoded by the coding sequence ATGAAGCTCATCTGCGGGTTGGGCAACCCCGGGCGCGAGTACGAGCGTCACCGGCACAACATCGGTTTCATGGTCGTGGAGGCGCTGCTGTCCCGGGCGCGGGCCGAGCTGAACCAGGAGAAGTTCCAGGCGCGCGTGGGCCAGGGCTCCGTGGGCGGCGAGCGCGTCCTCTTCCTGGAGCCGCAGACCTACATGAACCTCTCGGGCCGCTCCCTGGCCGACGCCGCGCGCTTCTACAAGATCGCGGTGGAGGACATCCTCGTCATCCACGACGAGCTGGACCTGCCCTTCGGGCGCCTGCAACTCAAGGCGGGCGGCGGCACGGGCGGGCACAACGGGCTCAAGAGCTCCGTGCAGTGCCTGGGGGCGGACGGCTTCATCCGCCTGCGCTTCGGCATCGGCAAGCCGGAGGGCCCCAACGCCAAGGAGCGTGTCGCCGGCTACGTGCTCTCCTCGTTCGATGACGGGGAGCGGCGCCAGTTGGAGGAGTTCATCGGCCGGGCCTCGGACATGGCGGAGGTCTGGGTCCGCGAGGGGCTCGCGGTGGCCATGAACCGCTTCAACCGCCGCGCCTGA
- a CDS encoding FHA domain-containing protein, which yields MPIHFSAAARSVLTDRAGFLVQVRSPLLVWETPPAQAHELQWVTHSGVCSQRPTSSDPLIFEVRKVEHARPSGLAFGITVGRAANNDIMLDDSTVSRFHASFQQEERTGVWYLNDAESQNGTFVDGARVSPRLPAPLTNGVSLGFGEVRVLFLLPEPFVDWVFTRMVQSRPGGLPGSPVR from the coding sequence TTGCCAATCCATTTTTCCGCCGCGGCCCGGAGTGTGTTGACGGATCGGGCCGGCTTTCTCGTGCAAGTGCGCTCGCCCTTGCTGGTGTGGGAGACACCTCCCGCGCAGGCGCATGAGCTGCAATGGGTCACCCACTCCGGGGTCTGTTCTCAGCGCCCCACGTCGTCGGATCCGCTCATCTTCGAGGTGCGCAAGGTCGAGCACGCCCGGCCTTCGGGGCTGGCGTTCGGCATCACCGTGGGGCGGGCCGCCAACAATGACATCATGCTGGATGACTCCACGGTGAGCCGCTTCCATGCCTCCTTCCAGCAGGAGGAGCGGACCGGTGTGTGGTACCTGAACGATGCGGAGAGCCAGAACGGCACCTTCGTGGATGGCGCCCGCGTGAGCCCCCGGCTGCCCGCGCCGCTGACGAATGGGGTGAGCTTGGGCTTTGGGGAGGTGCGGGTGCTCTTCCTGCTGCCCGAGCCCTTCGTGGACTGGGTCTTCACCCGCATGGTCCAGTCCCGTCCGGGAGGGCTCCCGGGCAGTCCCGTGCGGTGA
- a CDS encoding DUF1844 domain-containing protein gives MTDEKRGETFVMRGETQPTGSEAPIAFTTFIIGLASSALIHLGDTPNPETGLTERNVEMARQSLDLLAMLREKTRGNLTAEEEKLFNTLLTDLRLRFVEASKR, from the coding sequence ATGACCGACGAGAAGCGGGGAGAGACGTTCGTGATGCGGGGCGAGACGCAGCCCACGGGAAGTGAGGCCCCCATCGCCTTCACGACCTTCATCATCGGGCTGGCCTCCTCCGCTCTCATCCACCTGGGAGACACGCCCAATCCCGAGACGGGCCTCACCGAGCGCAACGTGGAGATGGCCCGTCAGAGCCTGGATCTGCTGGCGATGCTGCGCGAGAAGACCCGGGGCAACCTCACCGCGGAGGAGGAGAAGCTGTTCAACACCCTCCTCACCGACCTGCGCCTGCGCTTCGTGGAGGCAAGCAAGCGGTGA
- a CDS encoding gamma-glutamyl-gamma-aminobutyrate hydrolase family protein, with amino-acid sequence MTHPPRHHGLPPRRPNIGITPDWIDASPEAPFARYELKVPYADAVLRSGGLPFVLPYTEDPLCVEAYLDRVSGLLVTGGAFDIPAEAYGETPGEGMGALKEGRTSFETAIMRAALKRNMPVLGICGGMQLLNVVLGGTLHQDIARELPEAREHEQKHDRTQPQHPVDVREGSLLAEAVGRGQLMVNSTHHQAVKKPGPQVTVSAVSSDGVIEAIESSAHLFAVGVQWHPEYMLNNLPVHGGLYKVFIQKARDHRR; translated from the coding sequence ATGACGCACCCTCCGAGACACCACGGGTTGCCCCCGCGCCGGCCCAACATCGGCATCACCCCCGATTGGATCGACGCTTCCCCGGAAGCCCCCTTTGCCCGCTATGAGCTGAAGGTGCCGTATGCGGACGCGGTGCTGCGCTCCGGAGGCCTGCCCTTCGTGCTGCCGTACACGGAGGATCCGTTGTGCGTGGAGGCGTACCTGGACCGCGTCTCCGGGCTGCTCGTCACGGGGGGGGCCTTCGACATTCCCGCCGAGGCGTATGGGGAGACTCCAGGGGAGGGGATGGGCGCGCTGAAGGAAGGGCGGACCTCGTTCGAGACCGCGATCATGCGCGCGGCGCTCAAGCGCAACATGCCGGTCTTGGGCATCTGTGGCGGCATGCAGCTGCTCAACGTGGTGCTGGGCGGCACGCTCCACCAGGACATCGCCCGTGAGTTGCCCGAGGCCCGCGAGCACGAGCAGAAGCATGACCGCACCCAGCCGCAGCATCCGGTGGATGTCCGCGAGGGCTCGCTGCTCGCGGAAGCCGTGGGGCGCGGCCAGCTCATGGTGAACTCCACGCACCACCAGGCCGTGAAGAAGCCAGGGCCCCAGGTGACCGTGAGCGCCGTCTCCTCCGATGGCGTCATCGAGGCCATCGAGTCCAGCGCCCACCTCTTCGCGGTGGGTGTGCAGTGGCACCCGGAGTACATGCTGAACAACCTTCCGGTGCACGGCGGCCTCTACAAGGTCTTCATCCAAAAAGCGCGCGACCACCGGCGGTGA
- a CDS encoding ribose-phosphate pyrophosphokinase — MQPSRDFKVFTGSSNPGLAHRICEYLKRPLGKAQVGRFSDGEIQVEIDENVRGQDIFIIQSTCPPSNDHLMELLIYCDALKRASAGSINAVIPYYGYARQDRKVAPRTPITAKLVADLLEVAGATRVVSMDMHAGQIQGFFNIPSDHLYGSPVFLEDLRKRFPDTQDTVIVSPDAGGVERARAYSKRLNSPLAIIDKRRPRPNSSEVMNLIGDVKGKDAILVDDMVDTAGTLTQAASALKEKGARRVVAYAVHPILSGPALQRIQDSLLEEVVFTDTVPLSPAAQACSKLRVLTTERLFGEAIARIHRADSLSSLFV, encoded by the coding sequence ATGCAGCCCTCGCGCGACTTCAAGGTCTTCACGGGCAGCTCCAATCCGGGGCTGGCCCACCGCATCTGCGAATACCTCAAGCGTCCCCTGGGCAAGGCCCAGGTCGGGCGGTTCTCGGACGGAGAGATCCAGGTCGAGATCGACGAGAACGTCCGGGGGCAAGACATCTTCATCATCCAGTCCACCTGCCCGCCCTCCAATGATCACCTCATGGAGCTGCTCATCTATTGCGACGCCCTGAAGCGGGCGAGCGCGGGCTCCATCAACGCGGTCATCCCGTACTACGGCTACGCGCGCCAGGACCGGAAGGTGGCCCCGCGCACGCCCATCACCGCCAAGCTGGTGGCGGATCTGCTGGAGGTGGCCGGCGCCACGCGCGTGGTGTCCATGGACATGCACGCCGGGCAGATCCAGGGCTTCTTCAACATCCCGTCGGACCATTTGTATGGCTCGCCAGTGTTCCTGGAGGACCTGCGCAAGCGCTTCCCGGACACCCAGGACACGGTCATCGTGTCGCCGGACGCCGGCGGCGTGGAGCGGGCGCGCGCCTACTCCAAGCGTCTGAACTCGCCCCTGGCCATCATCGACAAGCGGCGCCCCCGTCCCAACTCCTCGGAGGTGATGAACCTCATCGGGGATGTGAAGGGCAAGGACGCCATCCTCGTGGACGACATGGTGGACACCGCGGGCACGCTGACCCAGGCGGCCTCCGCGCTCAAGGAGAAGGGCGCGCGCCGGGTGGTGGCCTACGCGGTCCACCCCATCCTCTCGGGGCCGGCGCTCCAGCGCATTCAGGACTCGCTGCTGGAAGAGGTCGTCTTCACCGACACGGTGCCCCTGTCGCCCGCCGCGCAGGCGTGCAGCAAGCTCCGGGTGCTCACCACGGAGCGGCTCTTCGGCGAGGCCATTGCCCGCATCCACCGGGCCGATTCGCTCAGCTCCCTGTTCGTCTAG
- a CDS encoding bifunctional hydroxymethylpyrimidine kinase/phosphomethylpyrimidine kinase, giving the protein MLPRVLLLAGHEPTGRAGLLADLSTVRALGAAPVAVPTVQTAQGVTTFQTEPTSARMLRAQVAAARELGPLHAVKLGVVPDVLRLKALREALRDVEAWWVVDPVVRSSRGEPLSRLSARHYLALAGPRVVLTPNLGEAAWLLGLPEVRTVEEATEAGQRLVSLGFGAVFVKGGHRPQGAVDVLCLPGQTRLLKGARVARLPGLRGTGCRLASAFAAELGKGRSVAAAARRAKAFVTRYIQTGR; this is encoded by the coding sequence GTGCTTCCTCGAGTCTTGCTGCTCGCGGGCCACGAGCCCACGGGCCGGGCCGGCCTGCTGGCGGACCTCTCCACGGTGCGGGCCCTGGGGGCGGCGCCGGTGGCCGTTCCCACCGTGCAGACGGCGCAGGGGGTCACCACGTTCCAGACCGAGCCCACCTCCGCGCGGATGCTGCGCGCCCAGGTGGCCGCGGCGCGGGAGCTGGGTCCCCTGCACGCGGTGAAGCTGGGGGTGGTGCCGGATGTCCTCCGGTTGAAGGCCTTGCGTGAAGCGCTGCGGGACGTGGAGGCCTGGTGGGTGGTGGATCCGGTCGTGAGGAGTTCGCGGGGCGAGCCGCTCTCGCGCCTGTCCGCCCGGCATTACCTGGCGTTGGCGGGGCCTCGCGTCGTGCTCACCCCCAACCTGGGGGAGGCCGCGTGGCTGCTGGGGCTGCCCGAGGTGCGCACGGTGGAGGAGGCCACGGAGGCGGGCCAGCGGCTGGTCTCCCTTGGTTTCGGGGCGGTGTTCGTGAAGGGCGGACACCGGCCCCAGGGGGCCGTGGATGTGCTGTGCCTGCCCGGCCAGACCCGGCTGTTGAAGGGAGCCCGCGTGGCCCGGCTTCCGGGGCTGCGGGGAACGGGGTGCCGGCTGGCCTCGGCCTTCGCGGCGGAGCTGGGGAAGGGACGCTCCGTGGCCGCCGCCGCGCGCCGGGCCAAGGCCTTCGTGACCCGGTACATTCAGACGGGCCGCTGA
- a CDS encoding thymidine kinase, whose amino-acid sequence MHQFPKDIGWIEVVCGPMFSGKTEELIRRVKRAVYGKQRVQVFKPKVDDRYDETQVVSHSQLKLTSTPIERAEEIFYHLLPDTQVVGIDEVQFFGPEVVQVCEALAYRGVRVICAGLDQDYQGRPFEPMPQLLAVAEYVTKQLAICVVCGNPANRSQRLVSSEERVVVGAAGAYEARCRRCHLGEPTEATPPQTLELFD is encoded by the coding sequence GTGCACCAATTCCCCAAAGATATCGGGTGGATAGAGGTTGTCTGCGGCCCCATGTTCTCCGGAAAGACGGAAGAACTGATCCGCCGCGTCAAGCGTGCCGTATACGGCAAGCAGCGTGTCCAGGTCTTCAAGCCGAAGGTCGATGACCGCTACGATGAGACGCAGGTGGTGAGCCACTCGCAGCTCAAGCTGACCTCCACGCCCATCGAACGGGCTGAAGAAATTTTCTACCATCTGTTACCTGATACACAGGTGGTCGGTATTGATGAGGTCCAATTTTTCGGACCCGAAGTGGTTCAGGTGTGCGAGGCGCTGGCCTACCGAGGGGTCCGCGTCATCTGCGCGGGGCTGGACCAGGACTACCAGGGACGTCCTTTCGAGCCGATGCCGCAGCTGCTCGCGGTCGCCGAGTATGTGACGAAGCAGCTGGCCATCTGTGTGGTGTGCGGCAATCCCGCCAACCGTTCTCAGCGCCTGGTGTCCAGCGAGGAGCGGGTGGTGGTGGGGGCCGCGGGCGCGTACGAGGCCCGGTGCCGCCGCTGCCACCTGGGCGAGCCCACCGAGGCCACGCCCCCCCAGACGCTGGAGCTGTTCGACTGA
- the spoVG gene encoding septation regulator SpoVG: MNITDVRVFPVTEDKLKAYVTITLDHCFVIRDLKVIHGASGLFIAMPAKKRKDGTYKDIAHPLNADTRTEMERVILSEYERQTQQGHLGASALLAAEAD, from the coding sequence ATGAACATCACCGACGTCAGGGTCTTTCCAGTCACTGAAGATAAACTCAAGGCTTACGTGACCATCACCCTGGATCATTGTTTTGTCATCCGCGATCTCAAGGTCATTCACGGCGCATCGGGGTTGTTCATCGCGATGCCAGCCAAGAAACGCAAGGACGGGACGTACAAGGATATCGCACATCCGCTCAACGCCGATACCCGGACCGAGATGGAGCGGGTCATCCTGTCGGAGTACGAGCGTCAGACACAACAGGGGCATTTGGGCGCGTCCGCGCTGCTCGCCGCAGAAGCTGACTAG
- the rpsR gene encoding 30S ribosomal protein S18, with protein sequence MNGTDNKTSSGAGARSGGSGGGGRSGGFGGGDRGGDRGGFGGGDRGGDRGGFGGGDRGDRGGDRGMDDDKRGGRGFGRKKVCRFCAEKNAKVDFKDQATLKYFVTERGKIIPRRISGNCAKHQREVAIAIKRARGLALLPYNAMVG encoded by the coding sequence ATGAACGGTACGGATAACAAGACGTCTTCTGGAGCGGGCGCGCGCAGCGGCGGGTCGGGCGGCGGTGGCCGGAGCGGCGGTTTCGGCGGTGGTGACCGGGGCGGCGACCGCGGCGGTTTCGGCGGTGGTGACCGGGGCGGCGACCGCGGCGGTTTCGGCGGTGGTGACCGGGGCGATCGCGGTGGCGATCGCGGCATGGACGATGACAAGCGGGGCGGACGCGGCTTTGGCCGCAAGAAGGTCTGCCGCTTCTGCGCCGAGAAGAACGCCAAGGTGGACTTCAAGGATCAGGCCACGCTGAAGTACTTCGTCACCGAGCGCGGCAAGATCATTCCCCGCCGGATCTCCGGCAACTGCGCCAAGCACCAGCGCGAGGTGGCGATCGCCATCAAGCGCGCCCGTGGCCTGGCGCTCCTCCCCTACAACGCGATGGTCGGCTAA